A window of Longimicrobium sp. genomic DNA:
CGCCGCACCATGGGCAACTCGCGTAAGGCGGCGAAGCTGCGCGTGCAGATCGAACGGCTGCGCGAGCGGATGAAGGAGCGCGGGATCGACGCGGAGGTGGCGGAGCGCATCACCGAGGACATGCGCATCTTCGCCAACTACGGCTTTCCGGAGAGCCACGCCTGGTCGTTCGGGCTGATCGCCTACGCCACGGCGTACCTCAAGGCGCACCACCCGGCCGAGTTCCTGGTGGGGCTCCTGAACGCGCAGCCGATGGGCTTCTACTCCCCCGCCACGCTGGTGCACGACGCCATGCGCCACGGCGTGGAGGTGCGCGCCCCCTGCCTGCGCGACGGCGACTGGGACGCGACGCTGGAGGAGACCGCCGACCCCGCCAGGCCCGCCGTCCGCGTGGGCTGGCGGCAGATCCGCGGGATGGGGGCGAAGGCGCGCGAGGCGCTGCGGGAAGCGCGCGCGGAGGGTCCTTTCCGCTCCATCGAGGACCTGGTGCGCCGCACCGGCTTCGGCCGCGCGGACGCTCTGCACCTGGCGCGCGCGGGGGCGCTGGAGGCGTGGGAGCCCGGCCGCCACGCCGCCGCCTGGGAGGCCCTGCGCGCCGCCGCGGACACGCTCCCGCTCGCCCCGGCCCACCGCCTCCCCTTCCGCGCTCGGGAGCTGGAAGGATCGGAGCGCATCTTCCTGGACTACCTGGCCACGGGCGTCAGCGTGGCCGGCCACCCGGTGCAGCACCTGCGCCCGCGCCTCAACCGCATCGGCGCCCACTCCAGCGCCGACCTGCACCGCGCCCGCCCGGGGACGCACGTGCTGGTGGCGGGGCTGGTGGTGGCGCGGCAGCACCCCTCCACCTCCAAGGGCACGGTGTTCGTGCTGCTGGAGGACGAGTGGGGCTTCATCAACGTGATCGTCCCCCCCGCGCTCTTCCTGGAGCACAAGGAGGTGGTGAAGCACTCCCCCTTTCTCCTGGTGGAGGGGAAGTTCGAGCAGCAGGGCCCGGTGCTCAACGTCGTCGGCCGCCGCTTCAAGCGCATGGAGGCAGGGGCGCTGGCGCACACGTCGCACGATTTTCGGTGAGCCCCCACCCCCAGCGTCGCTCCGCGACGCATCCCCCTCCCCCAAAACTGCCTGGGGGAGGGGGAGGGCGCGAAGATCTTGCACCACGCACGGGTCCCGTAGGGGCGCGATTTATCGCGCCCGTGCCCGACGCTGCTCCGCCGCCCGCCCGCTCACCCCGATGCCGTAGGGGCGGCCCCGCGTGGCCGCCCGTGCCTGCCCCGTCTCCGACGCCCGCTCAGGCATCCCCAGCCCTGCGCTATCCCCTTGAAAAACGCGCCTTTCGCGGTCCTCCTCCAGGGGTGGAAACGTCAAAGTTTTCCACAGCTCGCCGCGGCTGGAAATCGTTGGATTTCCGGCACTTTCGAGCCCTCCCCGCTGTGATCGGCGGCACCCTCATCCGAGCACCCTCGACACCCGTAGTTCCTCCCCCGCTCAAATGCGGCCGGGGCGACGAGTGCGCAGCTTCTGAATACGAGTGGATCTGCGACGAATGCGTACCTCTGCCCTGCACAACGACTTACGCCTGCCGCGCTCTCATTGCGCCGCGCCCCGTATCCGGGTAGCAGCAGGTACGTGGCAGTGTTTCCTGATGCGAATTCGGAGCGGCGGGAAATGGCTGCACACCCCGGAAGAGTAGGAGCGGCGCGGGTTTTCGCCGGGTTGCGGTGCAGGACCGAAGATCCGGAGTTATCCACAGCGTTGTGGAGAAAAGTTGGAGCCATTCGGCCTAAGTCTATGTACCGTATCCACTGAACCGCGCGGCCCCTGGATTGCCGTGCGACGACGCACAGAGTTCGTCCAACGCACCCGCACGCCTGGAGCCCGCGATGACCCGCCCCGACCCCTCCACTACGACGATGCGCGTGGCCGTCACCGGCTCCTCGGGCCTGATCGGGGGAGCGCTGGTGGAGCGGCTCCGGCGCGACGGCCACCACGTCGTCCGCCTGGTACGCCGCCCACCCCGCGCCGCGGACGAGGTGCGCTGGGACCCCGAGTCCCATTCGGTGGACGCGGCGGCGCTGGACGGACTGGACGCGGTGGTGCACCTCGCGGGCGAGAACGTCGCGGGGCGCTGGACGGACGAGAAGAAGCGCGCCATCCGCCGCAGCCGCATCGACTCCACCCGGCTGCTGGCGGACGCACTCGCCCGCCGCGCCCACCCGCCGCGCGTGCTGGTGTGCGCGTCGGCCGTCGGCTTCTACGGCAACCGCCGCGGCGACGAGGTGCTGCACGAGGGGAGTGGAGCCGGGAGCGACTTCCTGGCCGGCGTGGTGCGCGAGTGGGAGGAGGCCTCCGGACCCGCCACCCGCGCCGCGATCCGCGTGATGAACCTGCGCTTCGGGGTGGTCCTCAGCGCGCGCGGCGGGGCGCTCGCCAAGATGCTCCTCCCCTTCCGCATGGGTGCCGGCGGGCGCATCGGGAGCGGGCGGCAGTGGATGAGCTGGATCTCGCTCGAGGACGCGGTGGAGGTGACGGTGCGCGCCATCACGGACGACGCGCTACGCGGCCCGGTGAACGCCGTCGCGGGCGCCGCCACGAACGCCGACTTCACGCGGGCACTGGCGCGCGCGCTGCACCGCCCCGCCATCATCCCCGTGCCCCCCCTCGCGCTCAAGCTGGTCTACGGCAGCGAGATGGTGGATGGCACCCTCCTCGCCAGCCAGCGCGCCGAGCCTCGCCGCCTCCTGGAGGCCGGCCACCGCTTCCATCACCCTGCGCTCTCCGATGCCATCCGCGCGGCGCTGGCGAAGGGCTAAGCCCGGGAGCCTCTGCGTCAGAGCTCCACAGTTCCAGATACGAACGAGCCGCCGAGATCTTCGAACTGGTTGATCCGGACGGACCCTTCGGGGAAGCGCGCGGTGATCTCCAGATCGCCTCCCATGGCACGCAGGTATCGGCGCAGCGAGCTCACGTACATGTCCGTGCGGCGCTCCATCTTGGAAACGCCCGCCTGGTTCGTGCCTAGCACCTGCGCCAGCGCTTCCTGCGACAATCGCCGCGCCTGACGCAGCTCGTGCAGCGGCATCTCTCGAAGCATATCGGCGGTTTTGCGGGCTGCCTGCTCGAGCGTCTCTGAGTCGGCTCCCGCGCGAATCTCGCTCCACTTCTTTCGTCCCATCAGATCAATCCCTCTCGTTGAAGCAGTATGAGGTGTACATCATAAAGATCATCCGCCAGCGGCACGTAGGTGTCGTCCCATCGGTCATCACCCGTCTTGTCGCCGCCCAGCAGGAGGATGGCGGCCCGTCGGGGATCGAAGGCGTACAGCACCCGGTACGGCCTGCCCGCGTGCTGAATCCGAAGCTCGCGCATGTGCGAGTGCCTCGATCCTCGGATCCCCGAGGTATGGGGAAAGCCGAGGTACGGGCCTCTCGACTCCAGCAGGTCGACGCTCGCGACCACATCCTCCTTCTCCGCCGGACTCAGCGCCTCGAACCAGGCAGCGAACTCGTCCGTACCCTCGATCTCCCATGCCATGGAAGGAATGTACCAGATCGACCGCATTCCGTCAATGGAATTGATACGTACAGCACGGAGGCCGAGGTCCGCGCATCCGTGGCTGAACGGCGTCATGCGGTAACACCGCTCCACCAAACACGTTGCCGTGTGTTGTCCCGGATACCAAGAATGCAACTTTGTCAAACGTTTGTGCATACCTCTTGCCTCAAAGGCCGCGCCCCAACGTCGGGGCCGCCCGGATGCGGCGGCCCCAGGGTTCACTGAGCGGTAGGAGGAAAGATGGGCAACGCGAAGATGCAGTTCCGTGGTCTGGCGGCGTGTGGGCTGGTGATGGTGACGGCGGCGTGCGCCACGACGGCGGAGATGGGGGCGTCGGCAGGGGCGGGCGGGGCGTCGGTGAACGCGTCGGCCACGGTGATGACGGACGCGAACGTGGCGGCCGTGGCGCACGCGGCCAACATGGACGAGATCCAGACGAGCCAGGTGGCGCTCCGTCGCTCGCAGAACGCGCAGGTCCGCGAGTTCGCGCAGATGATGATCACGGAGCACACCGCGGTCGACCAGCAGATGATGCAGATGCTGCAGGCCAAGAACATGACCCCGCAGCCGAACGCCGCCGCGCAGGCCGCCATGCAGGCGACCCAGGCCACGCTCGCCAACCTGAACCAGCGCAGCGGGATGGACTTCGACCGCGCCTACATGATGCACCAGGTGCAGGCGCACCGCTGGACGCTCACCTCGCTCGACCAGTCGCTGATCCCCTCGACCCGCGACCCCGAGATGAAGGGGTTCCTGAGCACGCGCGTCCGGCCGGCCGTGGCGATGCACCTGGAGTCGGCGCAGCGCATCAACGCGTCGGTCGGCGGCTCCGCGAGCACCGGCAACTGAGGTAGCACGCAGGGCCGGAAAAAAGAAGCGGGGCACGCCGATGATGGCGCGCCCCGCTCTTCTTCATGTATCCAGCACGAGCTCTCTACTGCGACGGGAGCTGTTCCATCTCGTCGGAGCGCGGCGGGCGGGTGGAGCCGCCGCGCTGCAGGGTGCACACGAGGGTGGTCACCTCGTCGAGAAGCTCGGGGGAAAGACGGGGGTAGAAGCTGCGCGCGAGCTCTTCGATCTCCACCGGCGTGGAGCCGGGGCGAGCCGCGCTGCGCACGGCCAGCACCCGCGAGTCGCGGATGGCGCGGGCCGTCTGTTCGGTGCGCCGCTTTCTGGCAGCGGCCATCTCTGAGGCCAGATCCACAACGTCGGACATCGGCAACCCTCCGGGATAAAGTGTGAGGGCAGGGCTCACCCTGCGCACTTGTGCTGAGGCAATATAACCCATTCAGCGCATAAGTGTGCAGTTTATCTGGAAATCTCCGCAGGAACGTGCGATCAGCGCTCGCCGTCGCGTATCCACTTCTCCATCGTGGGCGGCTGAAAGCGGGCCATCGCGTCGAGGAGCGTGGCGGGTTCGGTGGCCTCCAGCACCAGCCCGCGGTGCGCCTCGCGGACGAACCCCTCGCGCACGGCGTGATCGAAAAGAGCGAGGAGCGCGTCGAAGTAGCCATCGACGTTGAGGACGCCGCACGGGCGCGCGTGGATGCCGAGCTGCGACCAGGTCAGCGCCTCGCACAGCTCGTCGAGGGTGCCGTAGCCGCCGGGGAGCGCCACGAACCCATCGGAGAGGTCCACCATCAGCGCCTTGCGCTCGTGCATGGTGCCGGTGACGTGGAGGGTGGTGAGCCCCTGGTGTCCCACCTCGCGCTCCATCAGCGCGCGCGGAATCACGCCCGTCACCTCGCCGCCCGCGGCGAGTACCGCATCGGCGACCTCGCCCATCAGCCCAACCTTTCCTCCGCCGTACACCAGCCCGATCCCCCGCTCCGCCAGCAGCCGCCCCATGGCGCGCGCCGCCTCCGCGTACACCGGCCGCGTCCCCGGGCTCGACCCGCAGAACACGCACACGCGTTTCATCTCCATCGGTACGATTTCCTGGTGGCGGGTGGCGAGTAAACTCGCGGCTACAACAGCACAAAGTCCGCCTGCGCGGACTCGCAGTCCAGTGCCCGTGTGCACGAGCCGGCTTCAGCCGCCTTCGCGTGGTTCCAGCCGGGGGATTTATCCCCCGGCGGCCACGCCCCCGGATCTCGGCGCCGAGGGCCCGTCACCGGCCTTTCGCGTGAACGCCGGGCCGCCATCCTTCCAGCTCCACCAGCGGAGGAGCTCCGGATCGTGGCGCTCCTCGGTGGCGAAGTAGACGGCGCACCGAAATACGTACAGCATGCACCGGTCGACGTGCATCCCCTGTTCGCGGCAGAGGTCGTCGTAGAGGGTCTGCGGATCGCGGCCGCGCAGCTCCTCCACGCGGCGGAAGCCCAGGCGCCACAGGTCGTCCGCGATGGTGGGGCCGACGCCCGGAATGCGGCGCAGATCGCGAAGCGCGGCGGCCTTTGGAGAAGCGTTCATCGGGATTCGTGTGCGGGGAGTGCAACCTTTCGGGGCGTTCTCACGTCCAAAAGATCGGGAGTGGATGCGCGGAGCGAAACCCGGGGGGGAATCGTCCCGTAGCCATCTTTCGTGAAGTGGTACGAAGCTCACCAACCCTTAATCCTTTTGCCGCAACACGGTGAAGGAAGGGAAGGTACCATACGACGAGCACCGGGCGGAATTCGAGAACGCCGACGCTACCCCCACCTCTCGCTTAATCGCGTCCTCCGGGTGGGCACGGCTGAGAACCCAGACCACGGGCTCGGGAAGTACACGATGGGGGGAAATGGGCGATGAAGCCCGTCGGCCGAGAGGCCGGCGGGCTTCTCGCTTTGGAACAGAAGTGCGTGAGTGCGTGAGTGCGCAGGTGCGTTTGGATCCAGCGCACTCTCGCACTAACGCACTCACGCACTTTCCGGCTTCGCGGCCCGGCGCAACATCGCCCACCCGACCGCGCCAGCCAGAATCGACGCGGTGAAGATGCCGATCTTGGCCTCGGCGACGAGGGCGCCGGGGGGGAACGCGAGGGCGGAGATGAAGAGCGACATCGTGAAGCCGATCCCGCCCAGCCAGCTCACCGCGTGGATGGAGCGCCAGGTGACGCCGCGCGGAAGCGCCGCCATCCGCGTGCGGACGGCGAGCCAGGCGAAGAGGGTGATGCCGATCGGCTTCCCCAGCACCAGGCCCACGATCACGCCCAGCGTCACCGGGTGCGTGAAGGCGGCGCCCAGGTTCCCCTCCAGGCGGATGCCGGCGTTGGCCAGGGCGAAGATGGGGATGATGGCGAAGGCGACCCAGTGGTGGAGCGTGTCCTCCATCCGCTGAAGCGTCGACTGTGCCTGGATGCACGTCGTCTCCAGGTCCTGGATGATGGCCTGCTGGCGGTCGCTGGTGAGGATGCGCTTCCCCTCCTCGCCGGTGTCGTCGAAGGCGTCCAGCAGGCGGCGGCCGCGGTCCAGGAACTCGTGCGTGTCGATGCGGGTGCGCACCGGGACGGTCATCGCCACCAGCACGCCGGCCACCGTGGCGTGCACGCCGGACTTGAGGAAGGCCAGCCAGACCAGCACCCCCACCAGCGTGTAGGTGATGGGAAGGCGCGCGCCCATCCGGTTGAGCAGCGCGAGCACGCCCAACAGCAGCGCGCCGATCCCGAGCGCGCTCCACACGATCTGCTCCGTGTAGAAGAGGGCGATCACCAGCACGGCGCCCAGATCGTCCACGATGGCGAGCGCGGTCAGGAACACCTTGAGCGCGAGCGGCGTGCGCGGCCCCAGCAGCGCCAGCACGCCCAGCGCGAAGGCGATGTCGGTGGCCATCGGGATCCCCCACCCCGCCGCACCCTCACCGCGCGCGTTGAACAGGGCGTAGAGGATCGCCGGCACCACCATTCCGCCCAGCGCCGCCGCGGCGGGTAGGGCGGCGCGCTGCATCGACGCCAGCTCCCCCGCCAGCACCTCGCGCTTGATCTCCAAGCCCACCAGGAAGAAGAACACGGCCATCAGGCCGTCGTTGATCCAGTGGTGCAGCGAGTAGGTCAGGCCGAACCCGGGCACGCCCACGGTGAGCGGCGTCTCCCACAGGTGCTCGTACGATGCGCCCCACGGCGAGTTGGCCCACGCCAGCGCCGCGATCGTGCTCACGATCAGCACGATCCCGCCCGCCGACGCGGTGCTGAAGAAGTCCTGGAACGGCGAAAGGAGCCGCTCGATGGGCGTGGGGCGCTGGGGGGGCAGCGCGAAGGTCTGCTTCACGTCCATGGGCGCGTCGTCTCGGTTCGGATGTACCGGCCCGGCGCCGGCCCGAACAAGCTAACCCCGACCCCCCCATCCAGAGAACGATTGCAGCTTCGAGTCAGCGGTTTACCCGAAACGGGGAAACGTGCCTCAAATCCTCTCCCCGGAACGCAGCCTCGCGGAGAGCTCCGCGACGTCCAGGGTGGCGCCGTCCGGATCGGGACCGGAGTAGCGCGCCACCAGCTTCTCGAACACGGACGCGACCTGCCCCGCATCCACCGAGTGCGCAACGAACGTCTGCACGGCGTGCTGAAACGGCGTATCCTGCTCGTCGTTGAGGAGCGCGGTCGCCAGGTAGAGGAGGATCCTGGCGTGCTCCTCCACCGAGAGGCCGGCCTTCTCCGCATCCTCCCGCAGCGCCTCGCCGAGCTGGGGCGGCAGTTCCAGCGTAATCCGCATCTCTTGCGTCTCAGGCTTCTGGTTCACTCGAGCGGTCGTGGATGATCCGCCGTACGACGCGACAACCTGGCGCGGGCTCTGCACGAATCCCGCCCGCGCGGTTCTCCCAACGGCGCAGAGGCGCGGAGGATGATCTCCGCGCCTCTGCGCTTCGTGGGATGGTGGGTCAGCGTCCTTCGCGCGAGCGCGCGGCGACGCCGGCCAGCATGGGGTACGGGTTGACGTTCTCCCCCTGCCACCAGCGGCGCGGGTCGTCCAGGCGCGACACGCTGAAGTGCAGGTGGAAGTTCCCGCGCCCCGCGTTCCCGGTGTCGCCCACGTACGCGATCACCTGGCCCCTGACGATGGGGAGCCCCTCGCGCAGCCCGGCGGCGTAGCGCTGCAGGTGGGCGTAGTAGTAGAG
This region includes:
- a CDS encoding TIGR01777 family oxidoreductase encodes the protein MTRPDPSTTTMRVAVTGSSGLIGGALVERLRRDGHHVVRLVRRPPRAADEVRWDPESHSVDAAALDGLDAVVHLAGENVAGRWTDEKKRAIRRSRIDSTRLLADALARRAHPPRVLVCASAVGFYGNRRGDEVLHEGSGAGSDFLAGVVREWEEASGPATRAAIRVMNLRFGVVLSARGGALAKMLLPFRMGAGGRIGSGRQWMSWISLEDAVEVTVRAITDDALRGPVNAVAGAATNADFTRALARALHRPAIIPVPPLALKLVYGSEMVDGTLLASQRAEPRRLLEAGHRFHHPALSDAIRAALAKG
- a CDS encoding XRE family transcriptional regulator, encoding MGRKKWSEIRAGADSETLEQAARKTADMLREMPLHELRQARRLSQEALAQVLGTNQAGVSKMERRTDMYVSSLRRYLRAMGGDLEITARFPEGSVRINQFEDLGGSFVSGTVEL
- a CDS encoding type II toxin-antitoxin system RelE/ParE family toxin, whose amino-acid sequence is MTPFSHGCADLGLRAVRINSIDGMRSIWYIPSMAWEIEGTDEFAAWFEALSPAEKEDVVASVDLLESRGPYLGFPHTSGIRGSRHSHMRELRIQHAGRPYRVLYAFDPRRAAILLLGGDKTGDDRWDDTYVPLADDLYDVHLILLQREGLI
- a CDS encoding DUF4142 domain-containing protein; this encodes MGNAKMQFRGLAACGLVMVTAACATTAEMGASAGAGGASVNASATVMTDANVAAVAHAANMDEIQTSQVALRRSQNAQVREFAQMMITEHTAVDQQMMQMLQAKNMTPQPNAAAQAAMQATQATLANLNQRSGMDFDRAYMMHQVQAHRWTLTSLDQSLIPSTRDPEMKGFLSTRVRPAVAMHLESAQRINASVGGSASTGN
- a CDS encoding TIGR00730 family Rossman fold protein encodes the protein MEMKRVCVFCGSSPGTRPVYAEAARAMGRLLAERGIGLVYGGGKVGLMGEVADAVLAAGGEVTGVIPRALMEREVGHQGLTTLHVTGTMHERKALMVDLSDGFVALPGGYGTLDELCEALTWSQLGIHARPCGVLNVDGYFDALLALFDHAVREGFVREAHRGLVLEATEPATLLDAMARFQPPTMEKWIRDGER
- a CDS encoding helix-hairpin-helix domain-containing protein, encoding MNASPKAAALRDLRRIPGVGPTIADDLWRLGFRRVEELRGRDPQTLYDDLCREQGMHVDRCMLYVFRCAVYFATEERHDPELLRWWSWKDGGPAFTRKAGDGPSAPRSGGVAAGG
- the nhaA gene encoding Na+/H+ antiporter NhaA, whose amino-acid sequence is MDVKQTFALPPQRPTPIERLLSPFQDFFSTASAGGIVLIVSTIAALAWANSPWGASYEHLWETPLTVGVPGFGLTYSLHHWINDGLMAVFFFLVGLEIKREVLAGELASMQRAALPAAAALGGMVVPAILYALFNARGEGAAGWGIPMATDIAFALGVLALLGPRTPLALKVFLTALAIVDDLGAVLVIALFYTEQIVWSALGIGALLLGVLALLNRMGARLPITYTLVGVLVWLAFLKSGVHATVAGVLVAMTVPVRTRIDTHEFLDRGRRLLDAFDDTGEEGKRILTSDRQQAIIQDLETTCIQAQSTLQRMEDTLHHWVAFAIIPIFALANAGIRLEGNLGAAFTHPVTLGVIVGLVLGKPIGITLFAWLAVRTRMAALPRGVTWRSIHAVSWLGGIGFTMSLFISALAFPPGALVAEAKIGIFTASILAGAVGWAMLRRAAKPESA